The following proteins come from a genomic window of Pseudomonas cichorii:
- the argS gene encoding arginine--tRNA ligase, giving the protein MKDTIRQLIQQALTRLVTEGVLPEGLTPAIQVENARDKTHGDFASNIAMMLAKPAGMKPRDLAEKLIAALPADEQVSKVEIAGPGFLNFFQNTQALAARLDAALADPQLSVRKAGAAQRVVVDLSAPNLAKEMHVGHLRSTIIGDGVANVLEFLGDTVIRQNHVGDWGTQFGMLLAYLQEKPATSDELSDLENFYRAAKQRFDESEEFAERARGLVVKLQAGDTECLALWTRFNEISLSHCQKTYERLNVKLTPADVKGESAYNDDLANVVSDLKASGLLVESNGAQCVFLEEFRTAEDTPLPVIVQKAGGGYLYATTDLAAIRYRSKTLKADRVLYFVDQRQALHFQQVFEVARRAGFVHEGMQLEHMGFGTMNGADGRPFKTRDGGTVKLIDLLDEAEERAYALVKEKNPEVAESELRTIAKAVGISAVKYADLSKHRTSDYSFNFDQMLSFEGNTAPYLLYAYTRVSGVFRKLGTPFDATQGQIVLQAPQEQELAARLAQFAETLNNVAEKGTPHVLCAYLYDLAGLFSSFYENCPILGAENPDQQQSRLRLAALTGRTLKQGLDLLGLETLERM; this is encoded by the coding sequence ATGAAAGACACCATTCGCCAGCTGATTCAACAAGCCCTGACCCGTCTCGTCACCGAGGGCGTCTTGCCAGAAGGGCTGACGCCGGCGATTCAGGTGGAAAACGCCCGCGACAAGACCCACGGCGACTTCGCCAGCAATATCGCGATGATGCTCGCCAAGCCGGCTGGCATGAAACCCCGTGATCTGGCTGAAAAACTGATCGCCGCACTGCCTGCCGACGAGCAGGTCAGCAAGGTCGAAATCGCAGGCCCGGGCTTTCTGAACTTCTTCCAGAACACTCAGGCACTGGCTGCGCGCCTGGATGCCGCACTGGCCGATCCGCAGTTGTCGGTCCGCAAGGCTGGCGCAGCCCAGCGCGTGGTCGTCGACCTGTCGGCGCCGAACCTGGCCAAGGAAATGCACGTTGGCCACTTGCGTTCGACCATCATCGGCGACGGCGTGGCCAATGTCCTGGAGTTCCTGGGCGATACCGTGATTCGCCAGAACCACGTGGGCGACTGGGGCACTCAGTTCGGCATGCTGCTGGCCTACCTCCAGGAAAAACCGGCCACCAGCGACGAGCTGTCGGACCTGGAAAACTTCTACCGTGCCGCCAAGCAACGCTTCGACGAATCCGAAGAGTTCGCCGAGCGCGCTCGCGGTCTGGTGGTCAAGTTGCAGGCGGGCGACACCGAATGTCTGGCCCTGTGGACGCGATTCAATGAAATCTCGCTGTCCCACTGCCAGAAGACCTACGAACGCCTCAACGTCAAACTGACACCCGCTGACGTCAAGGGCGAAAGCGCCTACAACGACGATCTGGCCAATGTCGTCAGTGACCTGAAAGCTTCCGGCCTGCTGGTGGAAAGCAACGGCGCCCAGTGCGTCTTCCTCGAAGAGTTCCGCACCGCCGAAGACACCCCGCTGCCGGTTATCGTACAAAAGGCCGGTGGCGGCTACCTGTATGCGACCACCGACCTGGCTGCCATCCGCTATCGCAGCAAGACCCTCAAAGCCGACCGCGTTCTGTATTTCGTGGACCAGCGTCAGGCCCTGCACTTCCAGCAGGTGTTTGAAGTCGCCCGTCGCGCCGGTTTCGTTCATGAAGGCATGCAGCTGGAGCACATGGGCTTCGGCACCATGAACGGCGCCGATGGCCGCCCGTTCAAGACCCGCGATGGCGGCACCGTCAAACTGATCGACCTGCTCGACGAAGCCGAAGAGCGCGCCTATGCGCTGGTGAAAGAGAAAAACCCGGAGGTCGCCGAAAGCGAGCTACGCACTATCGCCAAGGCCGTGGGCATCAGCGCGGTGAAATACGCCGACCTGTCCAAGCATCGCACCAGCGATTACAGCTTCAACTTCGATCAGATGCTGAGTTTCGAGGGCAACACCGCGCCGTATCTGCTCTATGCCTACACCCGCGTATCCGGTGTGTTCCGCAAGCTGGGCACGCCGTTCGATGCCACTCAAGGCCAGATCGTTCTGCAGGCGCCTCAGGAACAGGAGCTGGCTGCACGCCTGGCTCAGTTCGCCGAAACCCTGAACAATGTTGCAGAAAAAGGCACGCCTCACGTTCTTTGTGCTTACCTGTATGACCTTGCGGGTCTGTTTTCCAGCTTCTATGAAAACTGCCCGATCCTTGGTGCGGAAAATCCCGATCAGCAACAGAGCCGTCTGCGTCTTGCAGCGTTGACCGGTCGCACTCTCAAGCAAGGCCTGGATCTATTGGGTCTGGAAACTCTGGAGCGTATGTAA
- a CDS encoding SPOR domain-containing protein, with protein MAVAKKKPAPKRGASRYQAPAKKPIPGWLWLAIGLTVGAFIVFLMKLEPGGEDVKRAKAEAKAAKIAEANKTPPSPTAPVKPKYDFYTLLPESEVIVPNEAVPEKTPPPVTPIAPVSPEQAAKIDTARAQAALSGLTPPPAPPVATAKPAPVTQFFLQAGSFRKKEDADKVRAQIILLGQTSTVESGTVKEETWYRVLVGPFSNREQLTTAQKQLASGGFSNLLLQQRSKQ; from the coding sequence TTGGCAGTTGCGAAGAAGAAACCGGCTCCCAAGCGGGGCGCCAGCCGTTATCAGGCACCCGCGAAGAAGCCGATTCCAGGATGGTTATGGCTGGCGATTGGCTTGACCGTGGGTGCATTCATCGTCTTTCTGATGAAGCTCGAACCCGGCGGTGAAGACGTAAAACGCGCCAAGGCCGAGGCCAAGGCAGCAAAAATCGCCGAAGCGAACAAGACGCCACCGAGCCCGACGGCACCGGTCAAGCCGAAGTACGACTTCTACACGCTGCTGCCGGAATCGGAAGTGATCGTGCCGAACGAAGCGGTACCGGAAAAGACACCACCGCCCGTGACCCCGATTGCCCCCGTGTCGCCTGAGCAGGCGGCGAAGATCGACACCGCACGCGCCCAGGCGGCCCTCAGCGGCCTGACACCGCCACCGGCACCGCCTGTAGCGACCGCGAAACCGGCGCCAGTGACTCAGTTCTTCCTGCAGGCGGGCTCGTTCCGCAAAAAAGAAGATGCCGACAAGGTTCGCGCGCAGATCATCCTGCTCGGCCAGACCTCGACAGTGGAGTCCGGTACGGTCAAGGAAGAAACCTGGTACCGAGTGCTGGTCGGCCCGTTCAGCAACCGCGAACAACTCACCACCGCCCAGAAGCAATTGGCGAGCGGTGGATTTAGTAACCTGTTGTTGCAGCAGCGCAGCAAGCAATAA